From Spirosoma aerolatum, one genomic window encodes:
- a CDS encoding alpha/beta fold hydrolase produces the protein MKQFLLIIIAFLAIRPPVIAQSTLPLASSGKAVYGNNSKAGHYASIRGFRMYYEIYGTGKPLLLIHGNGGSIENFRNQIPYFAKNYKVIAVDSRAQGKSVDPSDSLTYEMMADDFNALLNGLHLDSCYVIGWSDGGIDGLLLAIRHPEKVKKLAITGANLWPDSTAIEPGLFQWIVSANDSLARVAQTPAVKAQKKLLNLMVLHPHMSTTDLKQVQCPTLVIGGDNDVILPTHTLAIAQAIPQANLWILPNSGHSTLIRYKDTFNQTVGDFFKTPYRPIKGMAKLE, from the coding sequence ATGAAACAGTTTCTCCTGATTATCATTGCGTTTCTGGCAATACGACCACCCGTTATTGCCCAATCGACCCTCCCCCTGGCATCGTCTGGAAAAGCGGTTTATGGCAACAATTCAAAAGCTGGCCACTACGCCAGCATCCGGGGTTTTAGGATGTATTACGAAATCTACGGTACCGGAAAGCCACTGCTGCTCATCCATGGGAATGGGGGCTCGATCGAAAACTTCAGGAATCAGATCCCTTACTTCGCCAAAAACTACAAAGTAATCGCCGTCGATAGCCGGGCGCAGGGCAAATCCGTTGATCCCAGCGATTCCCTAACCTACGAAATGATGGCCGACGACTTTAATGCGTTGCTGAATGGGCTTCACCTGGATTCGTGCTATGTTATTGGCTGGAGCGACGGGGGAATCGACGGCCTTCTACTGGCTATACGGCATCCAGAGAAAGTAAAGAAACTAGCGATTACAGGCGCTAACCTTTGGCCCGATAGTACAGCGATCGAACCCGGCCTTTTTCAGTGGATTGTCTCTGCCAACGACAGCCTTGCCAGGGTAGCCCAGACGCCTGCCGTCAAGGCTCAGAAGAAGCTGCTCAACCTGATGGTCCTCCATCCTCACATGTCAACGACCGATCTGAAGCAGGTACAATGCCCTACCCTGGTCATTGGTGGCGATAATGATGTAATCCTACCCACCCATACGCTTGCCATTGCCCAGGCTATTCCACAGGCGAATCTATGGATTTTACCCAATTCAGGTCATTCGACGCTTATCCGTTACAAGGATACGTTTAATCAGACCGTAGGCGATTTCTTCAAAACCCCTTACCGGCCCATAAAAGGCATGGCAAAACTCGAATGA